A portion of the Gigantopelta aegis isolate Gae_Host chromosome 10, Gae_host_genome, whole genome shotgun sequence genome contains these proteins:
- the LOC121383616 gene encoding tigger transposable element-derived protein 4-like yields the protein MYHGIIHNLKVHYRKLVIMHKLKAYDEKQDLKISVLDALRMVNQAWVNVTPTTIKNCFRHAEFTKPDGQSEPNSENDSDDDIPLSRLYVPMANTQKLSPP from the coding sequence ATGTATCACGGTATTATTCACAACCTCAAAGTTCATTACCGCAAGCTGGTAATTATGCATAAACTGAAAGCCTATGATGAAAAACAAGACCTGAAGATAAGTGTGCTCGATGCTTTACGCATGGTCAATCAGGCATGGGTAAATGTAACGCCTACCACAATTAAGAACTGTTTCCGACACGCAGAGTTTACAAAACCCGATGGCCAGTCAGAACCAAACAGTGAAAATGACTCAGACGACGACATTCCATTAAGCAGACTGTATGTACCAATGGCGAACACCCAGAAATTATCTCCCCCTTAG